One part of the Neoarius graeffei isolate fNeoGra1 chromosome 2, fNeoGra1.pri, whole genome shotgun sequence genome encodes these proteins:
- the slc22a21 gene encoding uncharacterized protein slc22a21 isoform X1: MPHSCAAFNCTNRFTVQTRSHGITFHSFQLCAAAVLALMAAPGYEDLTAFLGDRGPFQLTVFLLLSLSIVPNGYTGMAMVFLADTPDFRCRSANASHAGVKIGARDTGSGCEQRVNGSSEPCVSGWEYSSARYRSTVVTEVGLDDGVKDSFYDELFCEVSKIAESETLFLCGDFNGHIGCKSEGYEGVHGGFGYGERNPEGVRILDFAVANDLVINNSLFQKRASHLITYQSGVSSTQVDYILTRRCNFKHVINTKVVPNEECALQHKLLLCDISLKFSKKKRHVFTPKLRVWKLRDHSVRNDFLNGVRAELDGLSMATVEDTWQSLKGSLLSVGEKTCGYSKKGNWRKQTWWWDDTVSAAIEEKRRLYKAWKRGGSKQDYLSAKHTAKKTVHAAKKRAEAVKFASVVKDNMDIFKIAKQIKRESRDVVGECCVRDDQGHISLTDDAKKKAWKEHYSHLLNVEFPWSREDLTPAYPVEGPPILVTSEMVANALCKMKLGKAPGPSGIVAEMVKASEEVSIPVLCSLANAIIAEKKIPVDWDMSYIINLYKGKGDALDRGNYRGLKLTEHCLKVVERVVENIARELVSINEMQFGFMPGRSTTDAIFIVRQLQEKYLAKEKNLYFAFIDLEKAFDRVPRDVLWWAMRRLGLPECLVSTVQAMYSNASSRVCVSNSVSDSFKVQEGVHQGSVLSPFLFIVVLEALSREFRTGCPWELLYADDLVISSDSLEELLERLRLWKIGLESKGLRVNMSKTKILMSGPNLNSLKDSGKHPCAVCRKGVGSNSIFCNGCSHWVHKKCSNISGRLTPDPLFRCSRCRGTARPIDGRPCDYVMVNEQHLEVVDSFRYLGDTICAGGGCEAAIIARVRAAWGKFRELLPLLTCKSLSLRTRGRVYGSCVRGALLYASECWAPKKVDLSRLERNERAMLRWMCGLNPNDETSPSIWDKLEIVPLEAALRHGRLRWFGHTKRASDPISDIEKLEVAGTRRRGRPRKTWAKVVADDLKTFHLSPEVATDRVAWKKAVNTHMQRHTRPQVEHNDVNG, encoded by the exons atgcctcattcatgtgctgcgtttaactgtaccaacaggtttaccgtccaaacgagatcacatgggattacctttcacag TTTCCAGCTGTGCGCTGCGGCTGTTCTCGCGCTCATGGCGGCCCCGGGTTATGAAGACCTGACGGCGTTCCTGGGGGACCGGGGCCCGTTCCAGCTCACCgtgttcctcctgctcagcctcaGCATTGTGCCGAACGGGTACACGGGCATGGCCATGGTCTTCCTCGCGGACACACCGGACTTCCGCTGCAGGTCGGCGAACGCGAGCCACGCAGGAGTGAAGATCGGCGCGCGCGACACCGGCAGCGGGTGCGAGCAGCGCGTGAACGGCAGCAGCGAGCCGTGTGTGAGCGGGTGGGAGTACAGCAGCGCGCGCTACCGCAGCACTGTCGTCactgag GTAGGACTAGACGATGGGGTTAAGGACTCTTTCTACGATGAGCTGTTTTGTGAAGTTTCGAAGATTGCCGAATCTGAGACCTTGTTCCTTTGTGGGGATTTTAATGGCCACATTGGATGTAAGTCTGAAGGATATGAAGGTGTTCATGGCGGTTTTGGTTATGGTGAGCGTAACCCAGAGGGAGTGAGGATTCTTGATTTTGCAGTGGCAAACGATTTGGTAATTAACAACTCCCTGTTTCAGAAGAGGGCAAGCCATCTGATTACATATCAGTCTGGTGTTTCCTCAACACAGGTAGATTATATTCTGACTAGAAGATGCAACTTTAAGCATGTCATCAATACTAAAGTTGTCCCAAATGAAGAATGTGCCCTGCAGCATAAGCTCCTACTATGTGATATTTCCTTGAAGTTTAGCAAGAAAAAGAGGCATGTTTTTACCCCTAAGCTTCGTGTTTGGAAGCTGAGAGATCATAGTGTAAGGAATGATTTCCTTAATGGGGTAAGGGCAGAGTTAGATGGCTTGTCCATGGCAACAGTAGAAGACACTTGGCAGTCCTTAAAAGGTAGCCTCCTATCTGTAGGTGAAAAGACCTGTGGCTACTCTAAGAAAGGAAATTGGAGGAAACAGACGTGGTGGTGGGATGACACTGTTAGTGCTGCGATTGAGGAGAAAAGGCGTCTTTATAAAGCTTGGAAGAGGGGTGGTAGCAAACAAGACTATCTAAGTGCTAAACACACCGCAAAGAAAACAGTCCATGCAGCCAAGAAAAGAGCAGAGGCAGTTAAATTTGCAAGTGTTGTGAAAGATAATATGGATATTTTCAAAATCGCCAAGCAAATTAAGAGGGAGAGCAGGGATGTTGTGGGTGAGTGCTGTGTTAGGGACGATCAAGGGCACATCTCACTCACTGATGATGCAAAGAAGAAGGCTTGGAAAGAGCATTATAGCCATCTATTAAATGTGGAGTTTCCATGGTCCCGTGAAGATCTCACACCTGCCTATCCTGTTGAGGGCCCGCCAATTCTGGTAACATCTGAAATGGTGGCTAATGCCTTATGCAAAATGAAGCTGGGCAAAGCTCCTGGCCCATCCGGTATAGTGGCAGAAATGGTTAAGGCGTCTGAAGAGGTTAGCATCCCTGTGTTGTGCAGCCTAGCAAACGCGATCATAGCTGAGAAAAAGATCCCAGTAGACTGGGATATGAGTTATATCATCAATCTGTACAAAGGCAAGGGTGACGCGCTCGATAGAGGAAACTACAGGGGTCTAAAGTTGACGGAGCACTGCCTGAAAGTAGTTGAGAGAGTGGTAGAGAATATTGCCCGCGAGCTAGTGTCCATCAATGAGATGCAATTTGGTTTCATGCCTGGGCGGAGCACAACCGATGCAATTTTTATTGTCCGCCAGTTGCAAGAGAAATATCTAGCCAAAGAAAAGAACTTGTACTTTGCCTTCATAGATCTAGAGAAGGCTTTTGATCGCGTCCCTCGGGATGTCCTTTGGTGGGCAATGCGTCGTCTGGGTCTTCCAGAGTGTCTTGTCAGCACAGTACAGGCTATGTACTCCAATGCCTCGAGTAGGGTCTGTGTCAGTAACTCAGTAAGTGACAGCTTCAAGGTCCAAGAAGGAGTTCATCAGGGCTCCGTGTTGAGCCCATTTCTCTTCATCGTAGTTCTGGAAGCCCTCTCACGAGAATTTCGTACTGGTTGCCCTTGGGAGCTTCTGTATGCTGACGACTTAGTCATCTCCTCAGACTCGCTGGAAGAACTCCTAGAGAGACTGCGCCTGTGGAAAATTGGTCTGGAGTCCAAGGGTTTACGTGTAAACATGAGTAAGACAAAAATCCTGATGTCCGGTCCAAACTTGAACTCTCTGAAGGACTCAGGAAAGCACCCTTGTGCTGTTTGCAGGAAGGGTGTAGGAAGTAATTCTATCTTTTGCAACGGATGCTCCCACTGGGTCCATAAAAAATGCAGCAACATATCTGGCAGACTAACACCGGATCCCTTGTTCAGATGTAGCAGATGTCGGGGTACAGCTCGCCCAATCGATGGCAGACCGTGTGATTATGTTATGGTGAACGAGCAACACCTTGAAGTAGTAGATTCCTTCCGCTATCTTGGCGATACCATCTGTGCTGGTGGTGGCTGTGAAGCTGCCATAATAGCAAGAGTAAGAGCTGCTTGGGGAAAGTTCAGGGAGCTGCTCCCTTTGCTGACATGCAAGAGTTTATCGCTCAGAACAAGGGGTAGAGTCTATGGTAGCTGTGTCAGGGGTGCCCTGCTCTACGCAAGTGAGTGCTGGGCCCCTAAAAAGGTTGACCTGTCAAGACTTGAAAGGAATGAGCGGGCTATGTTGAGGTGGATGTGTGGCCTGAACCCCAATGATGAAACCAGCCCAAGTATCTGGGACAAACTTGAAATTGTCCCCCTTGAAGCCGCACTTCGCCATGGACGGCTTCGGTGGTTTGGCCACACCAAAAGAGCATCTGACCCAATATCAGACATTGAGAAGTTGGAGGTCGCTGGCACCAGGAGGAGAGGCAGACCCAGGAAGACGTGGGCCAAGGTGGTCGCTGACGACCTGAAGACATTCCATCTGTCCCCGGAAGTGGCCACTGACCGGGTTGCCTGGAAGAAGGCTGTGAATACTCACATGCAACGTCATACCCGCCCCCAGGTGGAACATAATGACGTaaacggatag
- the slc22a21 gene encoding uncharacterized protein slc22a21 isoform X2: MAAPGYEDLTAFLGDRGPFQLTVFLLLSLSIVPNGYTGMAMVFLADTPDFRCRSANASHAGVKIGARDTGSGCEQRVNGSSEPCVSGWEYSSARYRSTVVTEVGLDDGVKDSFYDELFCEVSKIAESETLFLCGDFNGHIGCKSEGYEGVHGGFGYGERNPEGVRILDFAVANDLVINNSLFQKRASHLITYQSGVSSTQVDYILTRRCNFKHVINTKVVPNEECALQHKLLLCDISLKFSKKKRHVFTPKLRVWKLRDHSVRNDFLNGVRAELDGLSMATVEDTWQSLKGSLLSVGEKTCGYSKKGNWRKQTWWWDDTVSAAIEEKRRLYKAWKRGGSKQDYLSAKHTAKKTVHAAKKRAEAVKFASVVKDNMDIFKIAKQIKRESRDVVGECCVRDDQGHISLTDDAKKKAWKEHYSHLLNVEFPWSREDLTPAYPVEGPPILVTSEMVANALCKMKLGKAPGPSGIVAEMVKASEEVSIPVLCSLANAIIAEKKIPVDWDMSYIINLYKGKGDALDRGNYRGLKLTEHCLKVVERVVENIARELVSINEMQFGFMPGRSTTDAIFIVRQLQEKYLAKEKNLYFAFIDLEKAFDRVPRDVLWWAMRRLGLPECLVSTVQAMYSNASSRVCVSNSVSDSFKVQEGVHQGSVLSPFLFIVVLEALSREFRTGCPWELLYADDLVISSDSLEELLERLRLWKIGLESKGLRVNMSKTKILMSGPNLNSLKDSGKHPCAVCRKGVGSNSIFCNGCSHWVHKKCSNISGRLTPDPLFRCSRCRGTARPIDGRPCDYVMVNEQHLEVVDSFRYLGDTICAGGGCEAAIIARVRAAWGKFRELLPLLTCKSLSLRTRGRVYGSCVRGALLYASECWAPKKVDLSRLERNERAMLRWMCGLNPNDETSPSIWDKLEIVPLEAALRHGRLRWFGHTKRASDPISDIEKLEVAGTRRRGRPRKTWAKVVADDLKTFHLSPEVATDRVAWKKAVNTHMQRHTRPQVEHNDVNG; this comes from the exons ATGGCGGCCCCGGGTTATGAAGACCTGACGGCGTTCCTGGGGGACCGGGGCCCGTTCCAGCTCACCgtgttcctcctgctcagcctcaGCATTGTGCCGAACGGGTACACGGGCATGGCCATGGTCTTCCTCGCGGACACACCGGACTTCCGCTGCAGGTCGGCGAACGCGAGCCACGCAGGAGTGAAGATCGGCGCGCGCGACACCGGCAGCGGGTGCGAGCAGCGCGTGAACGGCAGCAGCGAGCCGTGTGTGAGCGGGTGGGAGTACAGCAGCGCGCGCTACCGCAGCACTGTCGTCactgag GTAGGACTAGACGATGGGGTTAAGGACTCTTTCTACGATGAGCTGTTTTGTGAAGTTTCGAAGATTGCCGAATCTGAGACCTTGTTCCTTTGTGGGGATTTTAATGGCCACATTGGATGTAAGTCTGAAGGATATGAAGGTGTTCATGGCGGTTTTGGTTATGGTGAGCGTAACCCAGAGGGAGTGAGGATTCTTGATTTTGCAGTGGCAAACGATTTGGTAATTAACAACTCCCTGTTTCAGAAGAGGGCAAGCCATCTGATTACATATCAGTCTGGTGTTTCCTCAACACAGGTAGATTATATTCTGACTAGAAGATGCAACTTTAAGCATGTCATCAATACTAAAGTTGTCCCAAATGAAGAATGTGCCCTGCAGCATAAGCTCCTACTATGTGATATTTCCTTGAAGTTTAGCAAGAAAAAGAGGCATGTTTTTACCCCTAAGCTTCGTGTTTGGAAGCTGAGAGATCATAGTGTAAGGAATGATTTCCTTAATGGGGTAAGGGCAGAGTTAGATGGCTTGTCCATGGCAACAGTAGAAGACACTTGGCAGTCCTTAAAAGGTAGCCTCCTATCTGTAGGTGAAAAGACCTGTGGCTACTCTAAGAAAGGAAATTGGAGGAAACAGACGTGGTGGTGGGATGACACTGTTAGTGCTGCGATTGAGGAGAAAAGGCGTCTTTATAAAGCTTGGAAGAGGGGTGGTAGCAAACAAGACTATCTAAGTGCTAAACACACCGCAAAGAAAACAGTCCATGCAGCCAAGAAAAGAGCAGAGGCAGTTAAATTTGCAAGTGTTGTGAAAGATAATATGGATATTTTCAAAATCGCCAAGCAAATTAAGAGGGAGAGCAGGGATGTTGTGGGTGAGTGCTGTGTTAGGGACGATCAAGGGCACATCTCACTCACTGATGATGCAAAGAAGAAGGCTTGGAAAGAGCATTATAGCCATCTATTAAATGTGGAGTTTCCATGGTCCCGTGAAGATCTCACACCTGCCTATCCTGTTGAGGGCCCGCCAATTCTGGTAACATCTGAAATGGTGGCTAATGCCTTATGCAAAATGAAGCTGGGCAAAGCTCCTGGCCCATCCGGTATAGTGGCAGAAATGGTTAAGGCGTCTGAAGAGGTTAGCATCCCTGTGTTGTGCAGCCTAGCAAACGCGATCATAGCTGAGAAAAAGATCCCAGTAGACTGGGATATGAGTTATATCATCAATCTGTACAAAGGCAAGGGTGACGCGCTCGATAGAGGAAACTACAGGGGTCTAAAGTTGACGGAGCACTGCCTGAAAGTAGTTGAGAGAGTGGTAGAGAATATTGCCCGCGAGCTAGTGTCCATCAATGAGATGCAATTTGGTTTCATGCCTGGGCGGAGCACAACCGATGCAATTTTTATTGTCCGCCAGTTGCAAGAGAAATATCTAGCCAAAGAAAAGAACTTGTACTTTGCCTTCATAGATCTAGAGAAGGCTTTTGATCGCGTCCCTCGGGATGTCCTTTGGTGGGCAATGCGTCGTCTGGGTCTTCCAGAGTGTCTTGTCAGCACAGTACAGGCTATGTACTCCAATGCCTCGAGTAGGGTCTGTGTCAGTAACTCAGTAAGTGACAGCTTCAAGGTCCAAGAAGGAGTTCATCAGGGCTCCGTGTTGAGCCCATTTCTCTTCATCGTAGTTCTGGAAGCCCTCTCACGAGAATTTCGTACTGGTTGCCCTTGGGAGCTTCTGTATGCTGACGACTTAGTCATCTCCTCAGACTCGCTGGAAGAACTCCTAGAGAGACTGCGCCTGTGGAAAATTGGTCTGGAGTCCAAGGGTTTACGTGTAAACATGAGTAAGACAAAAATCCTGATGTCCGGTCCAAACTTGAACTCTCTGAAGGACTCAGGAAAGCACCCTTGTGCTGTTTGCAGGAAGGGTGTAGGAAGTAATTCTATCTTTTGCAACGGATGCTCCCACTGGGTCCATAAAAAATGCAGCAACATATCTGGCAGACTAACACCGGATCCCTTGTTCAGATGTAGCAGATGTCGGGGTACAGCTCGCCCAATCGATGGCAGACCGTGTGATTATGTTATGGTGAACGAGCAACACCTTGAAGTAGTAGATTCCTTCCGCTATCTTGGCGATACCATCTGTGCTGGTGGTGGCTGTGAAGCTGCCATAATAGCAAGAGTAAGAGCTGCTTGGGGAAAGTTCAGGGAGCTGCTCCCTTTGCTGACATGCAAGAGTTTATCGCTCAGAACAAGGGGTAGAGTCTATGGTAGCTGTGTCAGGGGTGCCCTGCTCTACGCAAGTGAGTGCTGGGCCCCTAAAAAGGTTGACCTGTCAAGACTTGAAAGGAATGAGCGGGCTATGTTGAGGTGGATGTGTGGCCTGAACCCCAATGATGAAACCAGCCCAAGTATCTGGGACAAACTTGAAATTGTCCCCCTTGAAGCCGCACTTCGCCATGGACGGCTTCGGTGGTTTGGCCACACCAAAAGAGCATCTGACCCAATATCAGACATTGAGAAGTTGGAGGTCGCTGGCACCAGGAGGAGAGGCAGACCCAGGAAGACGTGGGCCAAGGTGGTCGCTGACGACCTGAAGACATTCCATCTGTCCCCGGAAGTGGCCACTGACCGGGTTGCCTGGAAGAAGGCTGTGAATACTCACATGCAACGTCATACCCGCCCCCAGGTGGAACATAATGACGTaaacggatag